One window of Cryptosporangium minutisporangium genomic DNA carries:
- a CDS encoding TetR/AcrR family transcriptional regulator encodes MLTTPPLELPGVSAPENAAGRPAGARQRILGTASALFYAVGIRAVGIDRIIAEAGVAKATFYHHFPTKDALVCAYLAGLHDRQASAFTALSAGIEPVDVVLAMFDALGEFACGPGFRGCAFVNAAVEYPDPDSPVRRIVADHRRWYADAVRELLVASGHRTPDATARMLVMLRDGVVVGGQLDDPAEVRATLRASVTALIAAHD; translated from the coding sequence GTGCTGACGACTCCTCCACTCGAACTACCGGGAGTCTCCGCGCCGGAGAATGCCGCCGGGCGGCCCGCCGGCGCACGGCAGCGCATCCTCGGCACCGCCAGCGCGCTGTTCTACGCGGTGGGGATCCGCGCCGTCGGCATCGACCGGATCATCGCCGAGGCCGGCGTCGCGAAGGCGACGTTCTACCACCACTTCCCGACCAAGGACGCCCTGGTCTGCGCGTACCTCGCCGGGCTGCACGACCGGCAGGCGTCGGCCTTCACCGCGTTGTCGGCGGGGATCGAGCCGGTCGACGTGGTGCTCGCGATGTTCGACGCGCTCGGCGAGTTCGCCTGCGGCCCGGGCTTCCGCGGCTGCGCGTTCGTCAACGCCGCGGTCGAGTACCCCGACCCGGACAGTCCGGTGCGGCGGATCGTGGCCGACCACCGGCGCTGGTACGCGGACGCGGTGCGGGAACTGCTGGTGGCGAGCGGCCATCGGACGCCGGACGCCACCGCCCGGATGCTGGTCATGCTGCGGGACGGCGTGGTGGTCGGGGGGCAGCTCGACGATCCGGCCGAGGTCCGGGCGACGCTCCGCGCGTCGGTCACCGCCCTGATCGCCGCGCACGACTGA
- a CDS encoding isoprenylcysteine carboxyl methyltransferase family protein has product MVSYTLLVLAVGLERVAELVVALRNARWSFARGGREYGAGHYPVMVVLHTGLLVGCVAEVWLADRPFLPWLGWPMLALVVASQGLRWWCIRTLGHQWNTRIIVVPDAPLVTSGPYRWFPHPNYIAVVVEGFALPLVHTAWVTALIFTVANAALLTVRIRAENRALAAA; this is encoded by the coding sequence GTGGTGAGCTACACCCTCCTCGTGCTGGCCGTCGGCCTCGAACGCGTCGCCGAACTCGTCGTCGCGCTGCGCAACGCGCGCTGGAGTTTCGCCCGCGGCGGCCGCGAGTACGGTGCCGGCCACTACCCGGTGATGGTCGTCCTGCACACCGGGCTGCTCGTCGGGTGCGTGGCGGAGGTCTGGCTCGCCGACCGGCCGTTCCTGCCCTGGCTGGGCTGGCCGATGCTGGCGCTCGTGGTGGCGTCGCAAGGACTGCGCTGGTGGTGCATCCGGACGCTCGGCCACCAGTGGAACACCCGGATCATCGTGGTGCCCGATGCGCCGCTGGTCACCAGCGGGCCCTACCGGTGGTTCCCGCACCCGAACTACATCGCGGTCGTCGTCGAGGGATTCGCGCTCCCCCTCGTCCACACCGCCTGGGTCACCGCGCTGATCTTCACGGTCGCGAACGCCGCGCTGCTCACGGTCCGGATCCGGGCCGAGAACCGGGCCCTGGCTGCGGCGTGA
- a CDS encoding HIT domain-containing protein, with translation MTGPEIERQQGAGDPDHFQRLWTPHRMAYIKGEGKPAGEGSDGCPFCLMPSLPDDQALILARGDTVYALLNLYPYNSGHLMVVPYRHVPDYTDLDVGEVAELGAFTQDAMRAVRKASGAHGFNIGMNQGSVAGAGIAAHLHQHVVPRWGGDTNFMPVVGQTKVLPELLGETRSLLAAAWADTAEAATLERP, from the coding sequence ATGACGGGCCCGGAGATCGAACGGCAGCAGGGGGCCGGCGACCCCGATCACTTCCAGCGACTGTGGACGCCGCACCGGATGGCGTACATCAAGGGTGAAGGCAAGCCGGCCGGCGAAGGAAGCGACGGCTGCCCGTTCTGCCTGATGCCGTCGCTGCCGGACGACCAGGCGCTGATCCTGGCGCGTGGCGACACCGTGTACGCGCTGCTCAACCTGTACCCGTACAACTCCGGCCACCTGATGGTCGTCCCCTACCGGCACGTGCCCGACTACACCGATCTGGACGTGGGCGAGGTCGCGGAGCTCGGTGCGTTCACCCAGGACGCGATGCGCGCGGTGCGGAAGGCGTCCGGGGCGCACGGGTTCAACATCGGGATGAACCAGGGGTCGGTCGCCGGGGCCGGGATCGCCGCGCACCTGCACCAGCACGTGGTGCCGCGGTGGGGCGGGGACACGAACTTCATGCCCGTGGTGGGTCAGACGAAGGTGCTTCCCGAGTTGCTGGGCGAAACCCGCTCCCTGCTGGCCGCCGCTTGGGCGGACACCGCCGAAGCCGCCACCCTCGAACGCCCGTAA
- a CDS encoding STAS domain-containing protein, translating into MVVHQHRIVLRAPLASDVFAPFASGDGSLDVSQVVDEETHYALFLLVGTLDESTAPQLLEHLVAAARLPAIDLVIVDLLRVAYLGVAGAGCLEAGWRAAGRSGATLVVCRPTRFVRRVLEASGLSGLIEHDADPMDADPTGADRPDLPSPASGWRWE; encoded by the coding sequence GTGGTCGTGCACCAGCACCGCATCGTCCTGCGCGCGCCGCTGGCTTCCGACGTCTTCGCCCCCTTCGCGTCCGGCGACGGATCGTTGGACGTCTCCCAGGTCGTCGACGAGGAGACGCACTATGCCCTCTTCTTGCTCGTCGGCACGCTGGACGAGAGCACCGCGCCGCAACTGCTGGAGCACCTGGTCGCCGCCGCCCGGCTCCCCGCCATCGACTTGGTCATCGTCGACCTGCTCCGGGTCGCGTACCTGGGCGTCGCCGGAGCCGGCTGCTTGGAGGCCGGGTGGCGCGCGGCCGGGCGGTCCGGCGCCACCCTCGTGGTCTGCCGTCCCACGCGCTTTGTCCGCCGGGTACTGGAAGCGAGCGGGCTCTCCGGACTGATCGAGCACGACGCCGACCCGATGGACGCCGACCCCACGGGCGCCGACCGGCCGGACCTTCCCAGCCCGGCGTCCGGGTGGCGGTGGGAGTAG
- a CDS encoding NAD(P)/FAD-dependent oxidoreductase yields MRDLLVAGGGPAGLVTALLAARAGLEVAVLEPRATPIDKACGEGLMPGAVALLSELGVEVPGLPFRGIHYADAARGVDALFRNGPGLGVRRTALHAGLADAVARAGIELVPRAAGAVDQDADGVTVAGLRARYLAAADGLHSPIRRQLGLQRPSRGPARHGLRRHYPVRPWTEFVEVHWTSGAEAYVTPVAPDLVGVAILTTARGPYTDQLARFPALAARLSTANTSGADATDAGGVRGAGPLRQRVSSRVAGRVLLVGDAAGYVDALTGEGLAVAWASAAELVACVAADRPAEYERRWRRASRRYRVLTGGLLWARNRPLLARAIVPAATRLPRTFATVVNELAR; encoded by the coding sequence GTGAGAGACCTCCTCGTCGCCGGTGGAGGTCCGGCCGGGCTGGTCACCGCGCTGCTCGCGGCCCGCGCCGGGCTCGAGGTGGCGGTCCTGGAACCGCGGGCGACCCCGATCGACAAGGCCTGCGGCGAGGGCCTGATGCCCGGCGCGGTCGCGCTCCTGTCGGAGCTCGGCGTCGAGGTTCCCGGCCTGCCCTTCCGCGGCATCCACTACGCGGACGCCGCCCGCGGCGTCGACGCGCTGTTCCGGAACGGGCCCGGACTCGGTGTCCGGCGCACGGCGTTGCACGCGGGGCTCGCCGACGCGGTGGCGCGGGCCGGCATCGAGCTCGTGCCCCGCGCGGCCGGAGCCGTCGATCAGGACGCCGACGGTGTCACGGTCGCCGGACTCCGGGCCCGCTACCTGGCCGCCGCCGACGGTCTGCACTCGCCGATCCGGCGACAGCTCGGGCTGCAGCGACCCTCCCGCGGACCGGCCCGCCACGGGCTGCGGCGGCACTACCCGGTTCGTCCCTGGACGGAGTTTGTGGAGGTGCACTGGACGTCGGGCGCCGAGGCGTACGTGACGCCGGTCGCCCCCGACCTGGTGGGCGTCGCCATCCTCACCACCGCACGGGGTCCCTACACCGACCAGCTCGCCCGCTTCCCGGCACTGGCGGCCCGTCTCTCCACTGCGAACACCTCCGGCGCGGACGCCACCGACGCCGGTGGCGTCCGCGGCGCCGGCCCGCTGCGGCAGCGGGTGTCGTCCCGGGTCGCCGGGCGGGTGCTGCTGGTCGGCGACGCCGCTGGGTACGTCGACGCGCTGACCGGAGAAGGGCTCGCGGTGGCGTGGGCGAGCGCCGCCGAACTCGTCGCCTGCGTCGCGGCGGACCGCCCGGCGGAGTACGAACGGCGGTGGCGCCGGGCGTCCCGGCGGTACCGGGTGCTGACCGGCGGACTGCTCTGGGCACGCAACCGCCCGCTGCTCGCCCGCGCGATCGTCCCCGCCGCGACGAGGCTGCCCCGCACGTTCGCGACCGTGGTGAACGAGCTGGCCCGCTGA
- a CDS encoding organic hydroperoxide resistance protein — MSTLYTAIATADGNGRNGRVRTSDSKLDVQLSFPKELGGSGAGSNPEQLFAAGYAACFSSALGMIAGQRKLDASEAAVTAEVGLVSGENNAFGLAVTLRVELPEHLQGETGRELVEAAHQVCPYSNATRGNIPVELVVE, encoded by the coding sequence ATGTCGACGCTCTACACCGCGATCGCCACCGCCGACGGCAACGGACGCAACGGACGGGTACGCACCTCCGACAGCAAGCTCGACGTCCAGCTGTCGTTCCCGAAGGAACTGGGTGGCAGCGGCGCAGGCAGCAACCCGGAGCAGCTCTTCGCCGCCGGCTACGCGGCCTGCTTCTCCAGCGCGCTCGGGATGATCGCCGGTCAGCGCAAGCTCGACGCCTCCGAGGCCGCGGTGACCGCCGAGGTGGGCCTCGTCTCGGGCGAGAACAACGCGTTCGGCCTGGCCGTGACGCTACGAGTCGAGCTTCCGGAGCACCTGCAGGGCGAGACCGGCCGCGAGCTGGTCGAGGCCGCCCACCAGGTCTGCCCCTACTCCAACGCGACCCGGGGCAACATCCCGGTCGAACTCGTCGTCGAGTAG
- a CDS encoding helix-turn-helix domain-containing protein yields MSAPSRPLRRDAQRNREALVAAAKGVFAARGLDAPLEDVARAAGVSIGTLYNRFPTRAELVDAALIDTVEASVASAAQALTAPDPWQGLVDHLTAIGGLQARHRGFTDICVRTLPPDSATEQAKRRGHELFVALLDRARAVGALRPDVDTSDIGLLVWAAVRATDGLREVAPDAWRRHLAIVLDGLRGTAAHPLPGAPLSPEAVRDAMAFGQRES; encoded by the coding sequence ATGAGTGCACCGAGCCGGCCGCTCCGCCGGGACGCCCAGCGCAATCGCGAGGCGTTGGTGGCGGCGGCGAAGGGCGTCTTCGCCGCTCGAGGGCTGGATGCACCGCTAGAGGACGTGGCCCGCGCGGCGGGGGTGAGCATCGGAACGCTCTACAACCGATTCCCGACCCGGGCGGAGCTCGTCGATGCGGCCCTGATCGACACGGTCGAGGCCTCGGTCGCCTCGGCGGCGCAGGCGCTCACCGCCCCCGATCCGTGGCAGGGCCTCGTCGACCACCTGACGGCGATCGGCGGGTTGCAGGCCCGGCATCGCGGGTTCACCGACATCTGTGTCCGGACGTTGCCGCCGGACTCCGCGACCGAGCAGGCGAAACGCCGGGGGCACGAGCTCTTCGTCGCGCTCCTCGACCGTGCGCGCGCCGTCGGGGCGCTCCGGCCGGACGTCGACACCTCCGACATCGGTCTGCTGGTGTGGGCGGCCGTTCGGGCGACCGACGGGCTGCGAGAGGTCGCGCCGGACGCCTGGCGTCGGCACCTCGCGATCGTGCTCGACGGGCTGCGCGGCACGGCGGCCCATCCGCTGCCGGGTGCGCCGCTCTCGCCGGAGGCGGTCCGCGACGCGATGGCGTTCGGTCAGCGCGAGAGCTGA
- a CDS encoding type III polyketide synthase, which yields MTQLAAVLGVLPDHRYPQPELTDLVAEACGLDAGQRRFLERVHGGAGVQTRHLVLPIEQYRTLRDFGAANDAFLTGAVDLGSRAILGALAQAGLTVEDVDVILAVTSTGLAIPSLDARIAEHIGLRPDVKRTPVVGLGCAAGAVGISRLHDYLRGWPDQVAVLVTMELCSLTVQYDDRSPTNLVASGLFGDGAAAVVAVGSERATATSGPQVIATRSILYPGTLRTMGFDVGPGGLKVVLGTEVPALAEKHLRVGVDDFLAAHGLTRKDITTWVSHPGGPKVLEAIESGLELPEGALGASWSSLRRIGNISSASVLHILQDTLADRPPERGTPGMLIAMGPGFSAELVLLQW from the coding sequence ATGACGCAGCTCGCCGCGGTCCTCGGCGTCCTCCCCGACCACCGGTACCCGCAGCCCGAGCTCACCGACCTCGTCGCGGAGGCGTGCGGGCTCGATGCCGGCCAACGCCGGTTCCTGGAACGCGTCCACGGTGGCGCGGGCGTCCAGACCCGACACCTGGTGCTGCCGATCGAGCAGTACCGCACGTTACGGGACTTCGGCGCCGCCAACGACGCGTTCCTCACCGGCGCGGTCGACCTCGGCTCGCGCGCGATCCTCGGCGCGCTGGCCCAGGCCGGCCTGACCGTGGAGGACGTCGACGTGATCCTCGCGGTCACCTCCACCGGCCTGGCGATCCCGTCGCTGGACGCCCGGATCGCCGAGCACATCGGCCTCCGCCCGGACGTCAAGCGCACGCCGGTCGTCGGTCTGGGCTGCGCGGCCGGCGCGGTCGGGATCTCGCGGCTGCACGACTACCTCCGTGGCTGGCCGGACCAGGTCGCCGTCCTGGTCACGATGGAGCTGTGCTCGCTGACCGTGCAGTACGACGACCGCTCGCCGACCAACCTGGTCGCGAGCGGTCTCTTCGGTGACGGAGCCGCCGCGGTGGTGGCCGTCGGCTCGGAGCGCGCGACGGCCACGTCCGGGCCGCAAGTGATCGCCACCCGCAGCATCCTCTACCCCGGCACGCTCCGGACGATGGGCTTCGACGTCGGGCCCGGCGGCCTGAAGGTCGTCCTCGGCACCGAGGTCCCGGCGCTGGCCGAGAAGCACCTCCGGGTCGGTGTGGACGACTTCCTCGCCGCGCACGGCCTGACCCGCAAAGACATCACGACCTGGGTGTCGCACCCCGGTGGCCCGAAGGTGCTGGAAGCGATCGAGTCCGGACTGGAGCTCCCGGAGGGCGCGCTCGGAGCCAGCTGGAGCTCCCTGCGGCGGATCGGCAACATCTCGTCGGCGTCGGTGCTGCACATCCTCCAGGACACTCTGGCCGATCGCCCACCCGAGCGCGGCACACCCGGCATGCTGATAGCGATGGGACCGGGATTCTCCGCGGAACTGGTGCTGCTGCAGTGGTGA
- a CDS encoding P1 family peptidase — translation MADPLLSTPSGRLRARALGVPFLGTPGRWNALTDVPDIEVGYTTLIEGASVRTGVTAILPRGRDGVGVPCAAGWFSFNGNGEMTGTTWISENGALATPIAITNTHAVGPVHQGVVEWIAAHHPRVAEQWLLPVVAETYDGDLNDINGRHVRPEHALAALDAAAGGPIEEGSVGGGTGMICHGFKGGSGTASRVVEYGPDRYTVAAFVQANYGARRELTVAGMPLGAELARTHPDVVAGPARTPPGAGSVIVVLATDAPLLPGQCAALARRATLGIGRSGTAGSHFSGDLFLAFSTANAGALTSTFPAGPVGADAYEQLRFVPWGRIDPFYEAAVRAVEEAVVDVLVANADMVGHRGYRVPALPHDAVRAAVSRLAGPT, via the coding sequence ATGGCTGATCCCCTGCTCTCCACGCCCTCCGGGCGGCTCCGCGCCCGGGCCCTGGGCGTTCCGTTCCTGGGCACGCCCGGACGCTGGAACGCGCTGACCGACGTGCCGGACATCGAGGTCGGCTACACGACGTTGATCGAGGGCGCGAGCGTGCGGACCGGGGTCACCGCGATCCTGCCGCGCGGACGCGACGGCGTCGGCGTGCCCTGCGCCGCCGGCTGGTTCTCGTTCAACGGCAACGGCGAGATGACCGGGACGACGTGGATCAGCGAGAACGGTGCGCTCGCCACGCCGATCGCGATCACGAACACCCACGCGGTCGGACCGGTGCACCAGGGCGTCGTGGAGTGGATCGCCGCCCACCACCCCCGGGTCGCCGAGCAGTGGCTGCTGCCGGTCGTCGCCGAGACGTACGACGGCGACCTCAACGACATCAACGGGCGCCACGTCCGTCCGGAGCACGCGCTGGCGGCCCTGGACGCGGCCGCCGGCGGGCCGATCGAGGAGGGCAGCGTCGGTGGCGGCACCGGAATGATCTGCCACGGTTTCAAGGGCGGTTCGGGCACTGCGTCGCGCGTGGTCGAGTACGGTCCCGATCGGTACACGGTGGCCGCGTTCGTCCAGGCCAACTACGGTGCCCGCCGCGAGTTGACGGTGGCGGGGATGCCGCTCGGCGCCGAGCTGGCCCGCACGCATCCCGACGTGGTCGCCGGACCCGCCCGGACACCGCCCGGTGCCGGCTCGGTGATCGTCGTGCTCGCCACCGACGCACCGCTGCTGCCCGGCCAGTGCGCGGCCCTGGCACGCCGGGCGACGCTCGGCATCGGCCGGTCGGGCACGGCGGGCAGCCACTTCTCGGGCGACCTGTTCCTCGCGTTCTCCACGGCGAATGCGGGCGCGTTGACCAGTACGTTCCCTGCCGGACCCGTCGGCGCCGACGCGTACGAGCAGCTGCGGTTCGTTCCCTGGGGCCGGATCGATCCCTTCTACGAGGCCGCGGTCCGAGCGGTGGAGGAGGCCGTGGTCGACGTGCTGGTGGCGAACGCCGACATGGTGGGCCACCGCGGATATCGCGTTCCGGCCCTCCCCCACGACGCCGTCCGCGCCGCGGTGAGCCGGCTCGCCGGGCCCACCTGA
- the thrS gene encoding threonine--tRNA ligase gives MSAPRSAPVTAAVVVPAGTTAADALVAAGIPIDGGQAAVVVRDADGQLRDLEWIPDADAEVEPVLIDSPDGLNVLRHSTAHVLAQAVQDLFPGTLLGIGPPIDNGFYYDFLPEKPFTPDDLKRLEKRMQEIIKAGQRFSRRPISDDEARKELAHERFKLELISLKGAGEDAAEGASVEVGEGALTMYDNLDKKSGDRVWTDLCRGPHLPTTRNIPAFSLMRSAAAYWRGSEKNPQLQRIYGTAWPTRDALKDYQRRLEEAAKRDHRKLGAELDLFSFPDELGSGLPVFHPKGGVIRRELENYSRKRHEEAGYSFVNTPHITKGHLYEVSGHLDWYADGMFPPMELEGANYYLKPMNCPMHDLIFRSRGRSYRELPLRMFEFGTVYRYEKSGVIHGLTRVRGLTMDDAHIFCTQEQIEGELTSLLQFVLDLLKDYGLDDFYLELSTKNPEKYIGDDEVWDVATETLRRVATESGLDLVPDPGGAAFYGPKISVQARDAIGRTWQMSTIQLDFMLPERFELEYQAADGSRQRPVMIHRALFGSIERFFGVLTEHYAGAFPAWLAPVQVVGIPIGDGHVGYLEEFAARLRRDGIRAEVDTASDRMQKKIRNAQKQKVPFMVIAGDDDVAAGTVSFRYRDGSQRNGVPLDAAVEHVLEVVRSRTNIGPSA, from the coding sequence GTGTCCGCACCCCGTTCCGCGCCCGTGACCGCCGCCGTCGTGGTGCCGGCCGGGACGACGGCCGCGGACGCGCTGGTAGCGGCCGGGATCCCGATCGACGGTGGCCAGGCGGCGGTCGTCGTCCGCGACGCCGACGGTCAGCTGCGTGATCTGGAGTGGATCCCGGACGCCGACGCCGAGGTCGAGCCGGTGCTCATCGATTCGCCGGACGGCCTGAACGTGCTCCGGCACTCCACCGCCCACGTGCTCGCCCAGGCGGTCCAGGACCTCTTCCCCGGCACCCTGCTCGGCATCGGCCCCCCGATCGACAACGGCTTCTACTACGACTTCCTGCCGGAGAAGCCGTTCACCCCGGACGACCTCAAGCGCCTCGAAAAGCGCATGCAGGAGATCATCAAGGCCGGTCAGCGCTTCTCCCGCCGCCCGATCAGCGACGACGAGGCCCGCAAGGAACTCGCGCACGAGCGGTTCAAGCTGGAACTGATCTCGCTCAAGGGCGCCGGCGAGGACGCCGCCGAGGGCGCCTCGGTCGAGGTCGGCGAAGGCGCGCTGACCATGTACGACAACCTCGACAAGAAGTCCGGCGACCGGGTCTGGACCGACCTGTGTCGCGGCCCGCACCTGCCCACCACCCGCAACATCCCGGCGTTCAGCCTGATGCGGTCGGCGGCGGCGTACTGGCGGGGCAGCGAGAAGAACCCGCAGCTGCAGCGGATCTACGGCACCGCGTGGCCGACCCGGGACGCGCTCAAGGACTACCAGCGGCGTCTCGAGGAGGCCGCGAAGCGCGACCACCGCAAGCTCGGCGCGGAGCTCGACCTGTTCAGCTTCCCGGACGAGCTGGGCTCCGGCCTGCCGGTGTTCCACCCGAAGGGCGGCGTCATCCGCCGGGAGCTGGAGAACTACTCCCGGAAGCGCCACGAGGAAGCCGGGTACTCGTTCGTCAACACCCCGCACATCACGAAGGGTCACCTCTACGAGGTCTCCGGCCACCTCGACTGGTACGCCGACGGCATGTTCCCGCCCATGGAGCTGGAGGGCGCGAACTACTACCTGAAGCCGATGAACTGCCCGATGCACGACCTGATCTTCCGGTCGCGTGGGCGGTCGTACCGCGAGCTGCCGCTGCGGATGTTCGAGTTCGGCACCGTGTACCGGTACGAGAAGTCCGGCGTCATCCACGGCCTGACCCGCGTGCGGGGCCTGACCATGGACGACGCCCACATCTTCTGCACCCAGGAGCAGATCGAGGGCGAGCTCACCTCGCTGCTGCAGTTCGTCCTCGACCTGCTGAAGGACTACGGGCTCGACGACTTCTACCTGGAGCTCTCGACCAAGAACCCGGAGAAGTACATCGGGGACGACGAGGTCTGGGACGTCGCGACCGAGACGCTGCGGCGGGTCGCCACCGAGTCCGGGCTCGACCTGGTGCCGGACCCGGGCGGCGCGGCGTTCTACGGCCCGAAGATCTCGGTGCAGGCCCGGGACGCCATCGGCCGGACCTGGCAGATGTCCACGATCCAGCTGGACTTCATGCTGCCCGAGCGGTTCGAGCTGGAATACCAGGCGGCGGACGGCTCCCGGCAGCGGCCGGTGATGATCCACCGCGCGCTGTTCGGCTCGATCGAGCGGTTCTTCGGGGTGCTGACCGAGCACTACGCCGGAGCGTTCCCGGCGTGGCTGGCGCCGGTGCAGGTGGTCGGCATCCCGATCGGTGACGGGCACGTCGGGTACCTGGAGGAGTTCGCGGCGCGCCTGCGGAGGGACGGCATCCGGGCCGAGGTGGACACCGCGAGCGACCGGATGCAGAAGAAGATCCGGAACGCGCAGAAGCAGAAGGTCCCGTTCATGGTGATCGCCGGCGACGACGACGTCGCGGCCGGCACCGTGTCGTTCCGGTACCGCGACGGGTCGCAGCGCAACGGGGTGCCGCTGGACGCCGCCGTCGAGCACGTGCTCGAAGTGGTGCGCTCCCGCACCAACATCGGCCCGTCCGCCTGA
- a CDS encoding LLM class flavin-dependent oxidoreductase has translation MADYGHDLVFGTFLTPSAEAPDRVVELAQLTEQVGLDLASIQDHPYQARFLDTWTLLSVIAARTTRLRVTPNVVNLPLRPPAVLAKSVASLDLLTGGRVELGLGSGAFWDGIAALGGRRLTPAQAVDALAEAIGVIRALWAPSGSVRIAGEYYGVQGAHAGPAPAHHVGIWLGAYKKRMLALTGRLADGWLPSSPYAGPDQLPGMNAAIDAAAEEAGRDPRDIRRLYNIGGRFAPRGTGFLTGPAGMWAEQLAELTLDQGMSGYVVMGDDPDVVRRFAAEVVPAVNELVDAERARRAATPPQPDRPSVEAGWAPTGSDAAGREAARSQGPGSAADRAAPRTGSVPAGLGITPTPDDGVRRSDVRLWDETTRPAGPVPDRNRTYTASERASGQHLIDVHDQLRAELETVRDLVEQVADSLTDPGAARSAINAMTLRQNNWTLGTYCESYCRVVTTHHTLEDQALFPRLRRADAGLVPVVDRLAEEHLVIHDVLERVDRALVGLVTDEKGIDEVRAAVDLLSDTLLSHLSYEERELVEPLARFGLA, from the coding sequence ATGGCCGACTACGGACACGACCTGGTGTTCGGGACGTTCCTGACGCCGAGCGCGGAGGCGCCCGATCGGGTGGTGGAGCTGGCCCAGCTCACCGAGCAAGTCGGCCTGGATCTCGCGAGCATCCAGGACCATCCGTACCAGGCCCGGTTCCTCGACACGTGGACGCTGCTCTCGGTCATCGCCGCCCGCACGACCAGGCTGCGCGTGACGCCGAACGTCGTGAACCTGCCGCTGCGGCCGCCTGCGGTGTTGGCGAAGAGCGTCGCGTCGCTCGACCTGCTCACCGGCGGCCGGGTGGAGCTGGGCCTCGGCTCCGGGGCGTTCTGGGACGGCATCGCCGCGCTCGGCGGCCGCCGCTTGACCCCCGCGCAGGCCGTCGACGCGCTGGCCGAGGCGATCGGCGTGATCCGTGCGCTCTGGGCGCCGAGTGGGTCGGTGCGGATCGCGGGGGAGTACTACGGGGTGCAGGGTGCGCACGCCGGTCCCGCACCCGCCCACCACGTCGGTATCTGGCTCGGTGCGTACAAGAAGCGCATGCTCGCGCTCACCGGCCGGCTCGCCGACGGGTGGCTTCCCAGCAGCCCGTACGCCGGCCCGGACCAGCTGCCGGGGATGAACGCCGCGATCGACGCGGCGGCCGAGGAGGCCGGGCGGGATCCGCGGGACATCCGCCGGCTCTACAACATCGGCGGTCGCTTCGCTCCCCGCGGGACGGGCTTCCTCACCGGCCCCGCCGGGATGTGGGCGGAGCAACTCGCCGAGCTCACGCTCGACCAGGGGATGAGCGGCTACGTCGTGATGGGTGACGACCCGGACGTGGTGCGCCGGTTCGCCGCCGAGGTGGTCCCCGCCGTGAACGAGTTGGTCGACGCCGAGCGCGCCCGCCGTGCGGCCACCCCGCCGCAGCCCGACCGCCCGTCCGTCGAGGCGGGGTGGGCTCCTACCGGCTCCGATGCCGCCGGACGCGAGGCCGCCCGGTCGCAGGGCCCCGGCTCGGCTGCGGACCGGGCCGCGCCGCGTACGGGCTCAGTGCCGGCGGGGCTGGGCATCACGCCGACCCCGGACGACGGCGTGCGGCGCTCCGACGTCCGGCTCTGGGACGAAACCACCCGGCCGGCCGGGCCGGTGCCCGACCGGAACCGGACCTACACGGCCTCGGAGCGGGCGTCCGGACAGCACCTGATCGACGTCCACGATCAGCTGCGCGCCGAGTTGGAGACGGTCCGGGACCTCGTCGAGCAGGTGGCGGACAGCCTCACCGACCCCGGCGCCGCCCGGTCGGCGATCAACGCGATGACGCTGCGCCAGAACAACTGGACGCTCGGCACCTACTGCGAGTCGTACTGCCGGGTCGTCACCACCCACCACACCCTGGAGGACCAGGCGCTCTTCCCGCGGCTGCGGCGGGCCGACGCCGGGCTGGTGCCGGTCGTCGATCGGCTGGCCGAGGAACATCTGGTGATCCACGACGTGCTCGAGCGAGTGGACCGGGCGCTGGTCGGCCTGGTCACCGACGAGAAGGGCATCGACGAGGTGCGGGCAGCGGTCGACCTGCTCTCGGACACGCTGCTCTCGCACCTGTCGTACGAGGAGCGGGAGCTGGTCGAGCCGCTCGCCCGCTTCGGCCTCGCCTGA